Within the Beduinella massiliensis genome, the region TGCGCGCCGAAAAAAAGGCGACCCATCACGCGAACCTGTATCCCGCCGCCTACGACAAAAACGCAATCAGCGTGGACTCGGCTGTGCGCATGCTGGAGTCCATGGGTTTCTCGAGGGAGAAGCTCGTTCTGGGCGGCGCGGCCTATGGACGCGTCTGGAGCGGTGCTGAGGCGCTGGGGGCTGCCGCGCTCAACAGCGGCAGTAAGTTTGTGACCTACGACACGATTCGTGCCGATTATCTACCCTCTAATGCATACGTTTTACGCTGGGATGAAGACGCAATGGCGCCCTATCTGCTGGGGGAGCAGACCTTTATCAGCTTTGACAATCCCCAATCCATGCGGCTCAAGGGCGCGTACGCCCGTCAGCGAAAGCTTGGCGGCATGATGTTTTGGGATTACACGCAGGATTCCTCTGGAGAACTGCTGCGCGCTATGGCGCAGGGGCTGAGAACCGATTGAGCGGGGGTGCATAAGCTGTATTGAGCGCACTGTAAGCTTGGAGCATCGGGCTCCAATTTGCTTCAGGCGGAAAGGAGCAGCTTATGAATCAATCTCATTGCCTCCCAGGCGCCTGCGCGCCGATGCCATGCAGCCCCTGCTGCGATATACCCCGCCGATATCTGGTGGATCGAATCCTCTGTTCCGGTCGGGAATGGATTCGGTGTTTGGATACATGCCTTTGCATTACGGGAATTTGCGACTGCCTGCCGGCGCCGTTGACGCTGACGGAAGTCTGCTACGACGGCGGGCCCGTCGAATACAGGGAATGTGCCGGCGTACAGCGCGGCGCGCTGGTCTATGAAGTGGACATACCGCTTCGCGCCGTCATTCAGGACGCAGTTTGCTGCACACATGTCGGCTGCACAAAAATCTGCGTACGCGTTTGCATCCCGTTGAACTGTCCTCGTGGAGAATGCCGGCAGACGCGCGTCGTCTTTGTACCGGCCGTCCGGCTCGTCTGTGGCCCTGTCTGTTCGCAGGGGCTTTCCTTTGACGCGCGGCTGGAATGCGTGGTAGAGGCCTATCTGGTCCGGCCGGAAGCCGTGGGCGCCTCCGACCCGTGCTGCAGGCCGATGCCCAGGCCGCTGCCGCTCTACCCGGTTCCGTACGATCCATGCAGGCATGCTTAAAAACCTTCGGTTTTTCTGTTGTACATCCCGCTATATTGCGGTATAATAGAAAAACAATCATCTGATAAATACGAGGAGAAGTACATGAAGGCACTGGAAGATAAAATCCGCGCAGAAGGCCGGGCGCTGAATGCGGATGTACTCCTGGTGGATTCCTTTTTGAACCACCAGATTGACGTACAGCTGATGAAGGCGGTCGGCGAAGCGTTCGCCGATCACTTTAACGGAAAGGGCATCACGCGAATCGTCACCGTCGAAAGCTCCGGCATCGCGCCCGCAGCGATGACCGCCTTGGCGATGGATCTGCCGCTCGTCGTCATGAAGAAGCAGGGATCTCGTATTCTGACGGACGACGTCGTGCAGACGACCGTGCAGTCGTTCACCAAGGGGACGAAATATGAACTGACCCTGAAGCGGCATTTTATCAAGCCCGACGATCGGGTGCTGCTGATCGACGATTTTCTTGCGAGCGGCGAGGCTGCTGTAGGCGTACACACGCTCTTGTCCGGCCTGGGCGTGACGCTCGCCGGCATCGGTATCGTCATTGAAAAAGCCTTTCAGCCAGGCCACCAGCGTCTGGAAGCGATGGGCTGCGACGTCTATTCGCTGGCACGTGTAAAGCGCATGGACGCCGGATCGATCGAATTTATCGAAGACTGAAAAGATGTATAAAGAAGAGACGCCGCTCCGAGAAACGGCGTCTCTTTGCATCTTCACGCTTTAAACGGGTTTTCATCCCTATACAGCATGCTCTTAGGCTGATTAAAGGCGATGTCTTCAACGCCAAGGCATTTTATCGCGGCGAAGAGTGCTTTCCCTACATGCGAAAACGCGACGGCGCCGTGATGCGGGTAGTGCTTGGCGATCAAGACGTGCCTGTAAAAGCGGCCCATTTCCGGTATGGCGAAAACGCCGATGCCGCCGAACGAGCGAGTCGCGACGGGAAGAATCTCTCCTTGCGCGATGTAGCTGTGCAGCGTCGTATCTGCGCTGCTTTGCAGGCGGAAGAACGTAATCTCTCCGGCCTTTAAATCGCCCTCCAAGGTGCCGCGCGTGATGTCGGGTTCCACGTCCGGCTCGAGGGAGCGCTTCATGATGCGCTGGAATTTCATCTC harbors:
- a CDS encoding xanthine phosphoribosyltransferase, with the translated sequence MKALEDKIRAEGRALNADVLLVDSFLNHQIDVQLMKAVGEAFADHFNGKGITRIVTVESSGIAPAAMTALAMDLPLVVMKKQGSRILTDDVVQTTVQSFTKGTKYELTLKRHFIKPDDRVLLIDDFLASGEAAVGVHTLLSGLGVTLAGIGIVIEKAFQPGHQRLEAMGCDVYSLARVKRMDAGSIEFIED